The window AGTATGAACAAAATCGATCAGGACGCCAGTGACCCGGATGGTGAGATCTTCGGTATCAGCGATACCACCAACTTCACCGCATACTATGAAAATTTCGGTTTTCAAACCCGTGTGACTTACACCTTGCAAGAGGGTACGGAAACCGGAGGTGGTTGGTCGCCGTTGCTGGCGGATGATCGCGCGCAGTTGGATTTATCTGCGAGCTACGATCTGCCGATGTTTAGCGATTACAACGTGACTGTATCGCTGGACGCCTACAATCTGACCAACGAACCCATGCGTTCAGTGTTTGAGAGCGATGGCAACACCTTTAACCTGCGTTATCCTGGCGCGACTTACACACTGGGTATTCGAGCCAGTTTCTAATTAGACATAGCCCTCGATTACACACTCAGCTACCTCTCGGGGTACTGAGTGTGGTTTAGAGTTTGTAGCTTGCTCACCACACTTTCGGGTGTGGTTTTTTTTGCCTGAAAATTGGTGGCTTGGCTTGGCGATGACGTGCCCGGCGCAGGGCTATATAAAATACTCGGGGTGTTGTTCCGGGGCGACCTGAAGAATGTTGAACACGTCTTTCATGTGATAACCCATCGCGGCTTTGGCGTCTTCGACGGAACCGCTTTTAATCGCCTTAATAATGGCTTTGTGCTGGGTGAGCACCTGTTCGTACTGGCCGGTCAGTTCTACCAGGCTGAGGTTGCGTACGCGATCCATATGGGCTTTTTCGGCTTCTATCACTTTACTGACCCGACTGTAACCGGTCGCACCTGCCAGCGCGCGGTGGAATTCGTCGTCCAGGTATTGAAACGTCATTGCGTCTTGCGCGTTCGCAGCTACCACCTGTTGTTCGAGAATGTTTTCACACTCGTGCAATACACTGGGGTCGTCCATTTGCGCGAGGGAGCTGACAACAGCAATTTCGATAGCTTCTCGAATAAAACGGGCTTCCAGAATCAAAGGCATACTTAATTTGGTGACAAATGTCCCGCGTTGCGGGCGCACCTCGACAAACCCGAGGTTCGCGAGCTTCACTATGGCCTCGCGCACCGGTGTTCGGCTTACGCCAAATTTTTCTGCCATTTGGTTTTCGGGAATTTTTTCACCGGGCTTGAGTACCATGCCGACAATTTCATCGCGTATGAAAGCAAAAATCTGGTCTGGCGTGGGGTGATCGAAATTAATGTTGTAGTTGTTTTTATCGGTAACACCTGCAAGGCCGCTTTTTTTCATGGTTGCCGATACTCCTGATGGGCGTCTGATGGGCGTCGGTAGCGAGACGCACAGGAAAGACGAATACTATCGCTAAGACTCCTGTACAAACCACGC of the Teredinibacter turnerae T7901 genome contains:
- a CDS encoding GntR family transcriptional regulator, which translates into the protein MKKSGLAGVTDKNNYNINFDHPTPDQIFAFIRDEIVGMVLKPGEKIPENQMAEKFGVSRTPVREAIVKLANLGFVEVRPQRGTFVTKLSMPLILEARFIREAIEIAVVSSLAQMDDPSVLHECENILEQQVVAANAQDAMTFQYLDDEFHRALAGATGYSRVSKVIEAEKAHMDRVRNLSLVELTGQYEQVLTQHKAIIKAIKSGSVEDAKAAMGYHMKDVFNILQVAPEQHPEYFI